The Argonema galeatum A003/A1 genome includes a window with the following:
- the purT gene encoding formate-dependent phosphoribosylglycinamide formyltransferase, with product MPELHTKSQVWGTPLQKGVQRLLLLGSGELGKEVAIEAMRLGLEVIAADYYSHAPAMQVAHRAHVIDMLSDAKLRFLVDLEKPDLIVPEIEAIATETLIELEKEGWRVIPTARATHLTMNREGIRRLAAEELDLRTSPYRFVQTEAEFRSAIAELGLPCVVKPVMSSSGKGQSIIRTEDEIATAWEYAQVGGRTQKQRVIVEGFVEFDTEITLLTVRSIEGTSFCPAIGHIQISGDYRESWQPCPLNPDTLKECQEIAKKITSALGGWGIFGVELFIHGDPNEKQTVYFSEVSPRPHDTGMVTMISQNMSEFELHVRAITGLPIGNIELIKPGASAVILADDAGENPQFTGINEALKVPTSKLRLFGKPKTRKNRRMGVALALGETVEEARQRAKECASKVKVLVSLS from the coding sequence ATGCCAGAACTACACACAAAATCTCAAGTTTGGGGAACGCCGCTACAGAAGGGCGTTCAACGCCTGCTGCTGCTTGGTTCGGGAGAACTAGGTAAAGAAGTTGCGATCGAAGCAATGCGCCTTGGTTTGGAGGTAATTGCAGCCGATTATTACAGCCATGCCCCAGCAATGCAAGTTGCACACCGCGCCCATGTCATCGATATGCTTTCCGATGCCAAACTGCGCTTCTTGGTGGATTTGGAAAAACCCGATCTAATTGTGCCAGAAATTGAAGCGATCGCCACCGAAACACTCATAGAACTAGAAAAGGAAGGCTGGCGGGTGATTCCGACCGCAAGGGCAACCCATTTAACGATGAACCGCGAAGGCATTCGTCGCTTAGCGGCAGAAGAGTTGGATTTGAGAACATCGCCTTATCGCTTTGTCCAAACAGAGGCAGAATTTAGAAGTGCGATCGCAGAATTAGGTTTGCCTTGTGTCGTCAAACCAGTGATGAGTTCTTCCGGCAAAGGTCAAAGTATTATTCGCACAGAAGATGAAATTGCAACAGCTTGGGAATATGCCCAAGTTGGCGGACGTACCCAAAAGCAACGAGTAATTGTAGAAGGATTTGTAGAATTTGACACAGAAATTACTTTGCTAACAGTGCGATCGATCGAAGGTACATCTTTTTGTCCTGCGATCGGTCATATTCAAATCAGCGGCGACTATCGAGAATCTTGGCAACCTTGTCCTCTAAATCCAGATACCCTGAAAGAGTGCCAAGAAATAGCCAAGAAAATTACGTCCGCGCTGGGAGGTTGGGGTATTTTTGGCGTCGAATTATTTATTCATGGCGATCCGAATGAGAAGCAAACTGTTTATTTCAGCGAGGTTAGTCCTCGGCCCCACGACACCGGCATGGTGACAATGATTAGCCAAAATATGTCCGAATTTGAATTGCACGTGCGAGCAATTACTGGTTTACCGATCGGCAATATTGAGTTAATTAAACCGGGGGCATCTGCGGTGATTTTAGCTGACGATGCTGGAGAAAATCCTCAATTTACGGGCATAAATGAAGCCCTAAAAGTTCCTACCAGCAAATTAAGGCTATTCGGTAAACCGAAGACTCGCAAAAATAGACGCATGGGTGTAGCTTTAGCGCTGGGAGAGACGGTAGAAGAAGCGAGGCAACGGGCGAAAGAATGTGCCTCCAAGGTGAAGGTTTTGGTATCTTTGTCTTAG
- a CDS encoding AAA family ATPase, which produces MFAISGCQITAEIYSGINTVIYRAYDSVRQRQVIIKALKSEYPTLEEITRLRQEYATVQNLNCEGVVKTYSLEKHGNGLAIILEDFGGCSLDRLLDSQKLELKEILRVAIVLAETLGELHKIPIIHKDIKPSNIIINPSTGQIKLADFCIASRLDWETPTITNPKEIVGTLAYISPEATGRMNRSIDYRSDFYSLGVTLYEMLTGQLPFPSTDPMELVHCHIAKQPVPPEEMGAEGQRGRGAEGQPHPQPLPAPRGGEKESGAEGQPHPQPLPAPRGGEKESGAGGQPHPQPLPAPRGGEKESGAGEKRIPKAVSDIVMKLLAKTAEARYQTALGLKYDLEFCLHQLETTGSIPHFTVGTRDKSGQLLIPQKLYGREAEITTLLAAFERVAGNPESKIKNPQSQIELLLVSGYSGIGKTSVVNEVHKPIVGARGYFIAGKFDQFKRNIPYAALIQAFQDLIRQILTLSQTEIEKFQQQLLNALGQNGQVIVDVIPEVELIIGKQPAVPQMGPTESQNRLNLVFQQFIHVFCQPEHPLVIFLDDLQWADSASLKLIQLIMTDSDSQYLLMIGAYRDNEVSPIHPLISTINKIQETGTAVNNIILEPLSLHHVSSLVADTLGERNPTPNPSPSDGEGREGEEFLLFTNSQSQIPNPQSQIPNPQSQIPNPQSQIPNPQSPTTPLSELLFNKTQGNPFFLTTLLKSLYAEKLLVYEVSSGKWEWSIESIQAIGITDNNIVELIAKNIQKLPNETVKVLKLAACIGNQFNLEVLAIVNEEFQTVTAQALWDALQAGLILPLSDTYKIPLVFGQSEAAAFKLGDVKIDYKFLHDRVQQAAYSLIPESEKKATHLKIGQLLLANTTPASRKENIFALVNQLNFGTDLVTAKSEKDELAELNLIAGQKALAATAYEAAVNYLNVGIGLLAASSWESNYDLTLNLYVEAVAAEYLNTNFEQANVYAEIVLQQATNLLDKVKVYEAQIQMYMAQLQMLKALDTGQQILEILGVTLEQEPPKDLIIEELINLPEMTDLYKLAAMQILIKIMSPAYVANPALLPLVIFTMIHLSIKYGNSSSSAYGYAMYGLLLCGPLGDINSGYRYGEVALKVLDKFDARELKSRVLGVFNGQVRHWKAHIRETIEPLQEAIQSGLETGDIEGGGYSVSTYCQYTFFLGKHLESIDHQYVQYISLMLKFKQEFIWYGVRIFRQMVLNLLAKPAELRLLTGEAFNEIESLPIFLESNNVTTLFFIYLAKTILVYLFKEPGMAVENAKKAEQYAQAATGLTTVAQHNFYYSLALLAHYANVEEQQQTEYLHQVASNQEKMKLWAYHAPCNFQHKYDLIEAEKARVLGQLAEAISLYDRAITGAGEQGYIQEEALANELAAEFHLARGNQKIAQFYLTEAYYGYIRWGAKAKVTDLESRYPQFLERIIARKPPAITVNQTTTLTTNSKSELLDLATFMKATQAISSEIVLNQLLNKLMKIAIENAGAQKGFLIQNQSGSLVVEAFGEVNSGEVNVQIYPAVQIGQVLPLTTLNYVQRTKSSVLLNDAQNEGIFTTDPYIIANKPLSVLCTPIINQGKAIGFLYLENNLTKGAFTEERLEVLKMLSSQAAISIENARLVADLSDTTEKLKQANEQLEDYTQTLELKVQERTLELQTKETRLAEAQRIAHLGSWEFDISTKEMSWSDESFRIFGLDPSQGVPTFSEQERQIHPDDFVFWQTTIEQAMESGQTYEFDFRILRPDGSVRYVYTKGQAILDAGKVIKLFGTVQDITERKLAEQALQQSEAQLREQANQLQKTLRELQQTQTQLIQTEKMSSLGQLVAGVAHEINNPINFIYGNLSYAQEYTKQMLGLIELYQQTYPHSTPEIEAESDAIELDFLREDLSKILESMQVGAERIRQIVLSLRNFSRLDESSKKPVNIHEGIDSTLMLFQSRLKAEGQRKGIEVIKEYGQLPKVTCYASELNQVFMNILSNAIDALSEVRDNEARLPTITIRTEVSESQNVIIRIADNGLGMTEVVRSKIFDPFFTTKPVGSGTGLGLSICYQIVVDKHGGQISCISGPGEGAEFAISLPMRDILVNERLS; this is translated from the coding sequence ATGTTTGCTATTTCAGGATGCCAAATCACAGCAGAAATTTACAGCGGGATAAATACAGTTATTTATCGAGCTTACGACTCCGTAAGGCAAAGACAGGTCATTATTAAAGCCCTGAAATCCGAGTATCCCACGCTGGAAGAAATTACCCGCTTAAGACAAGAATATGCAACCGTCCAGAACCTTAATTGTGAAGGAGTTGTTAAAACATACAGCCTAGAAAAACACGGCAATGGCTTAGCCATCATATTAGAAGATTTTGGCGGTTGCTCCCTAGACCGTTTGCTCGATTCTCAAAAACTGGAACTAAAAGAAATTCTCCGTGTAGCCATTGTTTTAGCCGAAACTTTAGGCGAACTGCATAAAATACCGATTATTCATAAAGATATCAAACCTTCAAATATAATTATCAACCCTTCGACAGGACAAATCAAACTCGCAGATTTTTGCATCGCCTCCCGTCTGGACTGGGAAACCCCAACTATCACCAATCCCAAGGAAATCGTCGGTACTCTCGCCTATATTTCTCCCGAAGCGACGGGACGAATGAATCGGTCAATTGATTACCGCAGCGACTTTTATTCTTTAGGTGTCACTCTCTATGAAATGCTAACAGGTCAGTTGCCCTTTCCTAGCACCGACCCGATGGAATTAGTACACTGTCATATTGCCAAACAACCAGTACCGCCAGAAGAGATGGGGGCAGAGGGGCAGAGGGGCAGAGGGGCAGAGGGGCAACCCCACCCCCAGCCCCTCCCCGCCCCACGGGGAGGGGAGAAGGAGAGCGGGGCAGAGGGGCAACCCCACCCCCAGCCCCTCCCCGCCCCACGGGGAGGGGAGAAGGAGAGCGGGGCTGGGGGGCAACCCCACCCCCAGCCCCTCCCCGCCCCACGGGGAGGGGAGAAGGAGAGCGGGGCTGGGGAGAAAAGAATTCCCAAAGCAGTATCCGATATTGTGATGAAGTTATTAGCCAAAACTGCTGAAGCAAGATATCAAACTGCTTTAGGACTAAAATATGACCTAGAATTCTGTCTCCATCAGCTAGAAACCACAGGCTCTATTCCCCACTTCACTGTAGGAACGAGAGATAAATCCGGTCAACTGCTCATCCCGCAAAAACTTTATGGTAGAGAGGCGGAAATTACCACTTTGCTGGCAGCTTTTGAGCGGGTAGCGGGAAATCCAGAATCTAAAATTAAAAATCCACAATCCCAAATCGAACTGTTGCTCGTTTCCGGCTATTCAGGTATCGGCAAAACCTCTGTAGTCAATGAAGTTCACAAACCGATTGTGGGAGCTAGAGGTTATTTTATTGCTGGCAAATTCGACCAGTTTAAGCGCAATATCCCTTATGCCGCTCTCATCCAAGCTTTCCAAGATTTAATTCGCCAAATATTAACTTTATCTCAAACTGAGATTGAAAAATTTCAGCAGCAGTTGTTAAATGCTTTGGGTCAAAACGGTCAGGTGATTGTTGACGTGATTCCCGAAGTCGAACTGATTATCGGTAAGCAGCCTGCTGTACCGCAAATGGGGCCTACGGAATCGCAAAACCGCTTAAACCTTGTCTTTCAACAATTCATTCATGTTTTTTGCCAACCGGAACACCCTTTAGTTATCTTCCTCGATGATTTGCAGTGGGCTGATTCTGCATCTTTGAAATTAATCCAACTGATAATGACTGACTCCGATAGCCAGTATTTGTTAATGATTGGCGCTTATCGAGATAACGAAGTCAGTCCAATCCATCCCTTGATTTCAACTATTAATAAAATTCAAGAAACCGGGACTGCGGTCAATAATATTATCCTGGAGCCTTTGTCCTTGCACCACGTTAGCTCGCTGGTTGCCGATACTCTGGGGGAGAGGAACCCCACCCCCAACCCCTCCCCGTCCGACGGGGAGGGGAGAGAGGGAGAAGAATTTTTATTGTTTACCAATTCCCAATCCCAAATTCCCAATCCCCAATCCCAAATTCCCAATCCCCAATCCCAAATTCCCAATCCCCAATCCCAAATTCCCAATCCCCAATCCCCTACAACGCCGCTTTCTGAGTTACTTTTCAATAAAACTCAAGGCAATCCTTTTTTCTTGACTACACTGCTGAAAAGTTTGTACGCGGAGAAACTGCTCGTTTATGAGGTAAGCAGTGGTAAGTGGGAGTGGAGCATCGAATCTATTCAAGCGATTGGAATTACCGATAATAATATTGTCGAACTGATTGCGAAAAATATTCAAAAATTGCCCAACGAGACGGTGAAGGTTTTAAAACTGGCTGCTTGTATTGGCAACCAGTTTAACTTAGAGGTTTTGGCGATTGTGAATGAGGAATTTCAGACAGTCACAGCACAAGCGTTATGGGATGCACTTCAGGCTGGTTTGATTCTGCCTCTGAGCGATACTTACAAAATTCCCTTGGTGTTCGGACAGTCAGAGGCGGCAGCTTTTAAACTTGGGGATGTGAAGATTGACTATAAATTTTTGCACGACCGCGTGCAGCAAGCGGCTTATTCTCTGATTCCCGAATCTGAAAAGAAGGCAACTCACCTCAAAATCGGTCAACTGCTGCTGGCAAATACTACGCCAGCATCGCGCAAAGAAAATATCTTTGCTCTGGTCAATCAGCTAAATTTTGGCACCGACTTGGTTACCGCAAAGTCGGAAAAAGATGAGTTGGCTGAACTCAATCTTATCGCCGGTCAAAAAGCTTTGGCGGCGACGGCTTATGAAGCTGCTGTTAATTATTTAAATGTGGGGATAGGATTGCTGGCAGCTTCTAGTTGGGAGAGTAATTATGACTTGACGCTTAACCTCTATGTGGAAGCGGTAGCGGCAGAATATTTAAATACCAACTTTGAACAAGCAAATGTCTATGCTGAAATCGTCCTGCAACAAGCGACAAATCTGCTCGATAAAGTTAAGGTGTATGAAGCTCAAATTCAGATGTATATGGCTCAACTCCAGATGCTCAAAGCTCTCGATACTGGGCAGCAAATTCTGGAAATACTCGGTGTTACCTTGGAGCAAGAACCACCAAAAGATTTGATTATTGAGGAGTTAATAAATCTTCCAGAAATGACCGACCTCTATAAGCTTGCAGCTATGCAGATATTAATAAAGATTATGTCTCCTGCTTATGTCGCGAATCCGGCGTTATTGCCGCTGGTTATATTTACAATGATACATCTATCTATTAAATATGGTAATTCTTCTTCTTCCGCTTACGGGTATGCTATGTATGGCTTGCTTCTGTGTGGGCCTCTGGGAGATATTAATTCTGGATATCGCTATGGTGAAGTGGCTTTGAAGGTGTTAGATAAATTCGACGCCAGAGAATTAAAATCTAGAGTATTAGGTGTATTTAACGGTCAAGTGAGACACTGGAAAGCTCATATTAGGGAAACAATAGAACCTTTGCAGGAGGCTATTCAAAGCGGTCTGGAAACTGGAGATATAGAAGGTGGCGGTTATTCTGTAAGCACCTATTGCCAATATACTTTTTTCCTGGGTAAACATCTAGAATCAATTGATCATCAGTATGTTCAATATATTAGTTTAATGCTGAAATTTAAACAGGAATTTATTTGGTATGGTGTCAGAATATTTCGGCAAATGGTATTAAATTTACTGGCCAAACCAGCAGAATTGCGTTTGTTAACTGGCGAAGCTTTTAATGAAATCGAAAGTTTGCCAATTTTTCTTGAGTCTAATAATGTTACAACACTGTTTTTTATTTATCTAGCCAAAACTATACTTGTTTATCTTTTTAAAGAACCAGGCATGGCTGTTGAAAATGCCAAGAAAGCTGAACAATACGCACAAGCTGCAACTGGATTAACCACTGTTGCCCAACACAATTTCTACTATTCTCTAGCCCTCCTCGCCCATTATGCCAACGTAGAAGAACAGCAACAAACCGAATACCTTCACCAAGTAGCATCGAACCAAGAAAAAATGAAACTGTGGGCATACCATGCCCCCTGCAACTTCCAGCACAAATACGACCTCATCGAAGCAGAAAAAGCGCGAGTTTTGGGACAACTTGCCGAAGCCATCTCCTTGTACGACAGAGCAATAACTGGCGCAGGCGAACAAGGCTATATCCAAGAAGAAGCACTAGCCAACGAACTAGCCGCCGAATTTCATCTAGCACGCGGAAATCAAAAAATTGCCCAATTCTATTTAACAGAAGCTTACTACGGTTACATTCGCTGGGGAGCCAAAGCAAAGGTAACAGATTTAGAGTCCAGATATCCCCAGTTCCTAGAGAGAATAATTGCCAGAAAACCTCCAGCTATTACAGTCAATCAAACTACCACATTGACCACGAACAGCAAATCGGAATTGCTGGATTTGGCTACCTTTATGAAAGCCACTCAAGCCATTTCCAGCGAAATAGTTCTGAATCAACTCCTAAACAAATTGATGAAAATTGCCATAGAAAATGCTGGAGCCCAAAAAGGATTTCTGATTCAGAATCAGTCAGGTTCTCTAGTAGTGGAAGCTTTTGGCGAAGTTAATTCCGGCGAAGTGAACGTGCAGATATATCCCGCCGTGCAAATCGGTCAAGTACTCCCACTGACTACGCTCAATTATGTACAGAGAACCAAATCAAGCGTACTTTTAAACGATGCCCAGAATGAAGGAATATTTACTACCGATCCCTATATCATCGCCAACAAACCTTTATCCGTCTTATGTACTCCAATTATCAATCAAGGAAAAGCGATAGGCTTCCTTTACTTAGAAAATAACTTAACTAAAGGGGCTTTTACTGAGGAGAGACTGGAAGTTTTAAAAATGCTCTCTTCCCAAGCCGCAATTTCCATCGAAAATGCTCGTTTAGTTGCGGACTTATCAGACACTACCGAAAAACTCAAACAAGCCAACGAACAATTAGAAGATTATACCCAAACCTTGGAGTTAAAAGTACAAGAGCGAACCCTGGAATTACAAACCAAAGAAACCCGACTCGCCGAAGCGCAAAGGATAGCTCACCTCGGTAGCTGGGAATTCGATATCAGTACCAAAGAAATGTCTTGGTCAGATGAAAGCTTCCGCATCTTCGGTCTTGACCCCAGCCAAGGAGTACCGACTTTCTCCGAACAAGAACGACAAATTCATCCTGATGATTTTGTGTTTTGGCAAACCACAATCGAGCAGGCGATGGAGTCTGGACAAACTTATGAGTTTGACTTTCGGATTTTACGCCCCGACGGTTCCGTCAGATATGTTTATACCAAGGGACAAGCGATTTTGGATGCTGGTAAAGTAATTAAGCTTTTTGGCACAGTACAAGATATCACGGAACGCAAATTAGCGGAACAGGCGCTGCAACAATCGGAAGCGCAATTGCGAGAACAAGCAAATCAGTTACAAAAAACTTTGCGCGAATTGCAACAAACCCAAACTCAACTGATTCAAACCGAAAAAATGTCCAGCCTCGGTCAGTTAGTCGCGGGTGTCGCTCACGAAATCAACAACCCGATTAACTTTATCTACGGGAATCTCTCCTACGCCCAGGAGTATACAAAACAAATGCTCGGTTTGATTGAGCTATATCAGCAAACTTATCCTCATTCGACTCCTGAAATTGAAGCTGAATCTGACGCTATTGAACTTGATTTTCTCAGAGAAGATTTGTCTAAAATACTAGAATCGATGCAAGTTGGGGCTGAACGCATCCGCCAGATTGTCCTATCTTTGCGGAACTTCTCGCGGTTGGATGAATCTTCCAAGAAGCCGGTGAATATCCATGAGGGGATTGATAGTACTTTAATGCTGTTTCAGTCTCGCCTCAAAGCAGAGGGCCAGCGAAAAGGCATTGAGGTGATTAAAGAATACGGTCAGCTGCCGAAAGTTACCTGTTATGCTTCGGAACTAAATCAAGTGTTTATGAATATTTTGAGTAATGCAATTGATGCTTTGTCGGAGGTAAGGGACAATGAGGCCCGATTGCCTACGATTACGATTCGCACTGAAGTTAGCGAGTCGCAGAATGTCATCATTCGGATTGCTGACAATGGCCTAGGAATGACGGAGGTTGTCCGCTCTAAAATATTTGACCCTTTCTTCACGACAAAGCCTGTTGGGTCTGGCACAGGTTTAGGGTTATCTATTTGTTACCAGATTGTTGTGGATAAACACGGTGGACAAATTAGCTGTATTAGTGGGCCTGGTGAGGGGGCTGAGTTTGCGATTTCGCTGCCGATGCGCGATATTCTGGTTAATGAGCGCCTATCTTAA
- the tatA gene encoding twin-arginine translocase TatA/TatE family subunit has protein sequence MFGLGLPELGIVALVAILIFGPKKIPEVGTALAKTLRGFKDEFKKPEEDSDSPESEGERGGGEKK, from the coding sequence ATGTTTGGTTTAGGATTGCCCGAATTGGGGATCGTTGCTTTAGTTGCTATTCTGATTTTTGGCCCTAAGAAAATTCCTGAAGTTGGTACTGCTTTGGCTAAGACTTTGCGCGGTTTTAAGGATGAGTTTAAAAAGCCTGAAGAAGATTCAGATTCACCAGAGTCTGAGGGGGAGAGGGGGGGAGGAGAAAAGAAATAA
- the cphA gene encoding cyanophycin synthetase, giving the protein MKILKIQTLRGPNYWSIRRHKLVVMRLDLEELSERPSNLIPGFYEGLVQVLPTIEEHFCSPGCRGGFLSRVREGTMMGHIIEHVALELQELAGMKVGFGRTRETNTPGIYQVVIEYKDEQAGRYAARAAVRLCQSIIETGTYPQEELEQDLQDLREMFSDASLGPSTETIVKEAEARGIPWMSLSARALVQFGYGIHLKRLQATLSGNTSILGVELASDKESTKQILREAGVPVPRGTVINYLNDLEDAIKDLGGYPIVIKPLDGNHGRGITIDITTWEQAEAGYDAAKEVSKSVIVERYYQGRDHRVLVVNGKVVAVSERVPAHVVGNGKSTIAELIEETNQDPNRGEGHDNILTKITLDRTSWQLLERQGYTLETVVEAGQICYLRATANLSTGGIAVDRTDDIHPENIWLAQRVAKIIGLDIAGIDVVTPDITKPLGEMDGVIVEVNAAPGFRMHVAPSVGIARNVAAPVLDMLFPPGTPSRIPIVAVTGTNGKTTTTRLLAHIYKSTGVTVGYTTTDATYIGDYLVQKGDNTGPQSAQLILQDPTVEVAILESARGGILRSGLGFDASDVGVVLNVAADHLGIGDIDTVEQLANLKGVVAEAVLPKGYAVLNADDPLVAEIAKRVKAQIAYFTMNPENPLVKEHTNKGGVAAVYENGYLSILKGDWTLRIEQAVNVPLTMAARAPFMIANALAASLAAFVQGVEMEVIRTALKTFRASVDQTPGRMNIFNLGKYHALVDYAHNPHSYEALSGFVRNWPGERIGVVGGPGDRRDEDFVMLGKLAAEMFDRIIIKEDDDTRGRTRGDAATLIVKGIQQAKPEARYEAILDEITAINTALDGASANSLVVILPESVTRAIGMIETRNPLPDRQQQPAAVDSPNTIKPSVANQVSGI; this is encoded by the coding sequence ATGAAAATTCTTAAAATCCAGACGTTACGCGGTCCAAATTACTGGAGCATTAGACGGCACAAACTGGTCGTGATGCGTCTCGATTTAGAGGAGCTTTCCGAACGACCGTCGAATCTGATTCCTGGCTTCTACGAGGGATTGGTACAAGTGCTACCGACGATCGAAGAACACTTCTGTTCTCCTGGGTGTAGAGGCGGGTTCCTCAGCCGAGTTCGAGAGGGCACGATGATGGGACACATTATCGAGCACGTAGCCCTCGAACTCCAAGAACTGGCAGGTATGAAGGTAGGATTCGGTCGCACCCGCGAAACCAACACCCCCGGCATTTACCAAGTAGTAATTGAATATAAAGACGAACAAGCGGGTCGCTACGCTGCAAGAGCGGCAGTGCGCCTGTGTCAGAGCATTATAGAAACAGGCACATATCCTCAAGAGGAATTAGAACAAGACCTCCAAGACCTGCGGGAAATGTTCTCAGATGCGTCCTTGGGGCCTAGTACAGAAACGATCGTCAAAGAAGCAGAGGCGCGGGGAATACCCTGGATGTCTTTGAGCGCTCGCGCCTTGGTGCAATTCGGCTACGGGATACACCTAAAGCGGTTGCAGGCGACTCTGAGCGGCAACACCAGTATTTTAGGCGTAGAGCTAGCGTCAGATAAAGAAAGCACCAAACAGATTCTGCGGGAAGCTGGAGTGCCCGTCCCTCGCGGCACCGTCATCAATTATCTCAACGATCTAGAAGACGCCATTAAAGATCTTGGCGGCTACCCAATTGTGATTAAGCCCCTAGATGGCAATCACGGTCGGGGAATTACGATCGACATCACCACTTGGGAACAAGCCGAAGCAGGCTACGATGCCGCTAAAGAAGTTTCCAAATCCGTGATCGTGGAACGCTACTATCAAGGGCGCGACCACCGGGTATTGGTGGTCAACGGCAAAGTGGTCGCCGTCTCCGAACGAGTGCCAGCGCATGTGGTAGGAAATGGTAAATCTACGATCGCAGAATTGATCGAAGAAACCAATCAAGACCCGAATCGCGGCGAAGGCCACGATAACATTCTCACCAAAATTACCCTAGACCGCACCAGCTGGCAATTGTTGGAGCGGCAGGGATACACCCTGGAAACAGTGGTGGAGGCAGGTCAAATCTGTTACCTGCGGGCAACGGCAAATCTCAGTACGGGCGGGATAGCAGTCGATCGCACCGACGACATCCATCCCGAAAATATCTGGCTGGCCCAGCGGGTAGCCAAAATTATCGGTTTGGATATCGCCGGAATAGATGTAGTCACCCCCGATATCACCAAGCCTTTAGGAGAAATGGATGGCGTCATCGTCGAAGTGAACGCCGCACCGGGATTTCGGATGCACGTTGCGCCCAGCGTGGGAATTGCGCGGAATGTAGCCGCACCAGTCCTAGATATGCTCTTTCCCCCCGGCACACCCTCTCGCATCCCCATCGTGGCAGTCACGGGTACGAACGGCAAAACCACCACGACCCGACTGCTAGCTCATATTTACAAGAGTACGGGTGTGACAGTCGGCTACACAACCACCGACGCCACCTACATCGGCGATTACCTCGTCCAAAAAGGCGACAATACCGGGCCCCAAAGCGCCCAGCTAATTCTGCAAGACCCGACAGTGGAAGTGGCAATCCTGGAAAGTGCCAGGGGTGGGATTTTGCGATCGGGCCTGGGCTTTGACGCTTCTGATGTGGGCGTAGTGCTGAATGTGGCGGCGGATCACCTGGGCATTGGCGATATCGACACAGTAGAACAATTAGCCAACCTCAAAGGCGTGGTGGCAGAAGCAGTTCTGCCCAAAGGTTATGCTGTGTTGAATGCAGACGACCCCCTGGTGGCGGAGATAGCAAAGCGGGTCAAGGCTCAGATTGCTTACTTCACCATGAATCCAGAAAACCCCCTCGTGAAGGAACACACCAACAAGGGAGGTGTGGCGGCAGTCTATGAAAACGGCTATTTGTCGATTTTAAAGGGAGATTGGACGCTGCGAATTGAGCAGGCGGTGAATGTGCCTCTGACAATGGCAGCGCGGGCTCCATTTATGATTGCCAATGCCCTGGCGGCTAGTTTGGCGGCATTTGTGCAGGGAGTCGAGATGGAGGTAATTCGCACCGCGCTCAAGACTTTCCGGGCTTCGGTAGATCAAACGCCGGGACGGATGAATATCTTCAATTTGGGCAAATATCACGCTTTGGTGGATTATGCCCACAATCCCCACAGCTACGAAGCCCTGAGCGGTTTTGTCCGCAACTGGCCGGGTGAGCGAATCGGTGTGGTGGGAGGCCCAGGCGATCGCCGCGATGAAGATTTCGTGATGCTGGGCAAACTGGCAGCAGAAATGTTCGATCGCATCATCATCAAAGAAGACGACGATACGCGGGGACGCACTCGCGGAGACGCCGCAACCTTGATTGTCAAAGGCATCCAGCAAGCTAAACCAGAAGCCCGTTATGAAGCAATTCTCGATGAGATAACAGCCATCAACACAGCTTTAGATGGCGCTTCCGCAAACAGCTTGGTGGTGATATTACCCGAAAGTGTCACTCGCGCGATCGGTATGATCGAGACCCGCAATCCATTACCCGATCGCCAACAGCAACCAGCTGCGGTAGACTCGCCAAATACCATCAAACCTTCTGTAGCCAATCAAGTTTCAGGCATCTAA